In the Leptolyngbyaceae cyanobacterium genome, one interval contains:
- a CDS encoding GNAT family N-acetyltransferase, translating into MMKYAFGNHPDANRLQPIFLAMIIEPLSYETLDQAINLVDRIFPFQINSQIENASMVFRASLEKNNSFNRNLLEKMQITDANYWVAIDNNSKKVVGTTGLYSYQEDENQAYWLGYTCVDPDFRGQGIGSKLVDFAITKARQSDKQFLRLYTSTYPDQAVAQILYEKRGFRITREESIEGSNFKMIYRELKL; encoded by the coding sequence ATGATGAAATATGCTTTCGGCAATCATCCAGATGCAAATCGCCTTCAGCCAATATTTTTAGCCATGATTATTGAACCACTATCCTACGAAACCCTTGACCAAGCAATTAATTTAGTAGATCGAATTTTTCCTTTCCAAATAAACAGCCAAATTGAAAATGCTAGCATGGTTTTCCGCGCTAGCCTCGAAAAAAATAATTCATTTAATCGAAATTTGCTAGAAAAAATGCAAATTACTGATGCAAACTACTGGGTTGCGATCGATAATAACTCCAAAAAAGTTGTAGGAACAACTGGATTATATAGTTACCAAGAAGATGAAAACCAAGCATATTGGCTAGGTTACACTTGTGTAGATCCAGATTTTCGCGGTCAAGGAATCGGCTCAAAGTTAGTAGATTTTGCTATAACTAAAGCACGTCAATCAGACAAGCAATTTTTACGATTATATACATCCACTTATCCTGACCAAGCAGTAGCGCAAATTTTATATGAAAAAAGGGGTTTCCGGATAACTAGGGAAGAAAGTATCGAGGGAAGTAATTTTAAAATGATCTACCGCGAATTGAAATTATAG
- a CDS encoding Uma2 family endonuclease, producing MTGTMPKILPLENGDSLTRAEFEQRYEAMPHLKKAELIEGVVYMGSPVRVIHGRPHGHIIGWMSTYSMVTPGVDLLVDTTVRLDQDNEPQPDALLRIEVDGQSTISEDSYVEGAPEFIAEIAASSASYDLREKLKAYRRNQVQEYLVWQVYEQKIDWFRLREGQYINLVADETGVIKSEVFPGLWLAVSALLAGNLAEVQSVLQMGLATPEHQVFIEELGNRG from the coding sequence ATGACAGGAACAATGCCGAAAATCTTGCCGTTGGAAAATGGCGATTCTCTAACTCGTGCTGAATTTGAACAACGCTACGAAGCAATGCCTCACTTGAAGAAAGCTGAATTAATTGAAGGAGTGGTTTATATGGGTTCGCCAGTCCGAGTTATTCACGGTAGACCTCATGGTCACATCATAGGATGGATGTCTACTTACTCGATGGTTACGCCTGGGGTTGACTTGTTAGTTGATACCACAGTGCGTCTCGATCAAGATAACGAACCGCAACCTGATGCACTGCTGCGAATTGAAGTTGACGGACAGTCAACGATTAGCGAAGATAGTTATGTGGAAGGTGCGCCGGAATTTATTGCAGAAATAGCTGCCAGTAGCGCTTCTTATGATTTGCGAGAAAAATTAAAAGCTTACCGTCGCAACCAAGTACAAGAATATTTGGTTTGGCAAGTTTACGAACAAAAAATTGATTGGTTTCGGTTAAGAGAAGGGCAATATATTAATTTAGTAGCAGATGAAACTGGCGTAATTAAAAGTGAAGTTTTCCCTGGTTTATGGTTGGCTGTTTCGGCTTTATTAGCTGGTAATTTGGCTGAGGTTCAATCGGTGTTACAGATGGGGTTAGCAACAC